Within the Butyrivibrio sp. AE3004 genome, the region TTAATTCATTACAAATACTGTTTATCATTCTCAACATAAATCCTCTTATCAAAAAGCGAAGCGCTCAAATATGAATCATCGTTGTTAATCCGTTTCTTCCATTTTGTTCTTAAGCGCTGTGAACTACGTGAATTCATTGGCTTTCTCTCTCCACTATCCTCAAAAACAGCATATGGAGTAAACAAATTGATTTTTCCTCTTTCTAATAGGTTCATACATCTGTCAATTGCTTCCGAATCATCGTCCATTAGTTCAGGATCTTTTACATAACTGATATAATCATCAACAGACATCATTAAACACCCGGCTCCAAGAGCTGTTACATTCTGCGTATATAATAGTCTGGCCATGTACCCGGGTCTCTTTGGATCATCTCCATGATACATCGTAATAAAACCACTTGGAGCATTAGAATTAATGGCAATGCCGGCTGAACAGATACTATTGTCCTTATTAATAAGTCCGCCAACAGCTCCAACCTGCTCGTTTTGCGTCAGCATAAGCATTTCATCTATCCAATTCTTATATATCGGTCTTACAGATTTCTTTATAACAACAACATATTCATCTGACTTATACTCATTTATATTATTATTAAAATCAATATTTGAATAGCTTGTATTGTCTTTTATATAATCATATATATCTTTGTTTTTAGTAGTATCTGTATCGGAAACCACAATGTGTATTTTGGGATTTCCGGATATTTTATATTTTACCCGGTAAATAGTGTCACGAGCCATAATAGTATTAACACTACATCCATCAAAACCTTTGTTTGTCAAAAATGTTCTGACTGCATTCTCTCCTGCCTTAATGGCATATCTTTTTGCTCCTATTCCCGAAGCAGTAGACCCCTCATGACTTCTCCAGTAATACAAAACCTTTGGAATGTGTTTTATTGTACCAGCCTTATCTGTCATCCTGAGTATCATGTCATAATCCTGACTTCCGTCAAATTCGGGTCTGTACAATTCATCATTCTCCAAAAGTTCTCTCTTAAATGCAGATAAGTGACATATATAATTGTTTGAGAGCAATGTATACAATGCAAAGTCAGGCTTAAAATGTACGGATAGTACATCATTCATATTATTCCCTGAAAATGTAATCTCATCACAATACAAAAAATCGGCATTACTCTTGTTTATTTCCTGTGCATAATAATAAAGAACACTTGGATGAAGATAATCGTCATGATCGAACGGGCATAAATAATCTCCATCAGACATCAAAACACATTCATTAGTATTAACCGAAATTCCACCATTTTTACTCAATCGCTTATATTTTATTCTCTCTCCATATTTGCTATGAAATGCCTTAACTATATGCTCTACATATAAATGCTTTTCATCAGAAGCATCTGCAAGACACAATTCCCAGTTATAATATGTTTGATTTACAACTGATGTAAGCATGTCTTTTAGATATTTTTCCGGAGTATTATATAACGGAACCAATATACTAAACTTAGGCTGCCTTGAAAAACTCTTAATTTTTACTTTCTGTCTGCTTATTTCTTTCTTATTTGGGAAACTGCCTTTACCATGTATTTTATTAAGTTCTCTTATATTAGAAACAGGGAGGTACCCCAAGGTATCTCCCGTTTTTTTCACGAAGGCCCCTGCTATATCCCTAATGGGCTTCGTTATTTTCCAACTAAGCGAATTTTTAAAAAGTGCCATTTGTTCATTGGCGCTATCATACAGTGAATTACAAAGTTGTTTTGTTTCATCAAGCTCTATCTCTAATTCATGTATTCTTTGCTTTAATTCTTCACATTGTAATAATTCTCTGTCATCCATTATATTGCTCTTTCAGAACTTCCCTTTAGCGTGTCATGCTCTTATAATGATCGACTACATCTTCTGTATCCCCAATCATTACAAGTTTTCCTTTTTCTATCCACATAACACGGTCGCACAAATCTCTTATTGTGTCAAAACTATGTGAAACAATTAGTACTGTTGTACCTCCGGACATAAGCTCTTTTATGCGATTTTCACATTTCTCCTGAAACATGAAATCCCCGACAGATAATATTTCATCTGCCAGTAGTATGTCAGGCTTAACACTGGTAGCAACCGCAAAAGCTATACGGGATACCATACCTGAAGAATAATTTTTTAATGGCATATTAAGGAAATCGCCTATTTCTGAAAATTCGACAATGCTCTCATATTTTTCATTCATGAACTCTTCACTATAGCCCATGATTGCGCCATTTAGAAAAATGTTTTCTTTGCCTGTAAGCTGTATATCAAAGCCTGCTCCCAGCTCAATAAGCGGTGCTATCGTCCCATTGGTAATGACCTTACCTTTTGTCGGTTTAAGAACCCCTGCAATCATTTTCAGCATAGTTGATTTGCCACTTCCATTTGTTCCAACAATGCCAAAGACTTCACCTTTTTTTACTGAAAAAGAAACATCATCAACAGCGACAAAATCGTTATAAAAAAGTTTGCGAGATGTAAGCTTAGTGAGATAATCCCTTAAACTGTCAACCTTCTCAGTAGCCATATTAAAATGCATTGATAAATGATCTGCTATTATTGAGTAATCTTCATTCATTTGTTCTACCATAAATCCACCTTACAAACTATTAAATATACAGAATAAACTGGTCTTGCTTTTTGTAGAAGAAATGCAGCCCTAAGAACAGGAATCCAACACCATATGATATGCACATTGTAAACTGTTGCACAGAAGGCGCAACATTATAAAGCATAATATGCCTCATACAATCAACATATTGAAACAGAGGATTCCACCACATAACTTTTTGAATTGCAGGTGACAAAGATGTTACAGGATAAAAAATAGGTGTCAAAAAATTCAAAAGCGGTAGCAAAATTCCATATAAGTACTGAGTATCTCTCATAAATACATCCATAGCTGCAAGTACCAGCCCAACTCCCAATGTAAACATAAACAATGATACAAAATAAAGCGGCAAAAATACCCAATTTATATTCGGATAAACACCAAAGAATATCATAACTGTGATAACCGGTATAAACGAAAGCATAAAATTCAAAAACGAAAAAATCGTTTTACTTATAGGAAAAATATACTTGGGCATATAAATTTTCTTTATCATTTGTCCTGAAGAAACGACAGTCGTCAATGCAATGGATGTTGCTTCATTATAAAAGTTATATACCACCTGTCCCAAAATCAAGTACACAGGGAATTTCTCAATATCGGATTTAAAAATAAACGAAAAAATACTTGATAGAATTATCATCTGCAAAAGTGGATTCAGGATAACCCACACAATTCCCAGATAACTTCGTCTGTATTTTACTGCGAAATCCCGAGTAATTAATTGTTTTAACAAAAACTTATAATCAAAAAATATATGCAGACACTCTGTAGCAGCTGTTTTTTCATTTTTCTTCTCAAAGCTTTTGTTATAAATGCAAAAAGCAATATATAAAACCAATACAGAAGCAAATACCGCTCCGTACCATATGTAGTAATTTGAAAGGGATGATTCGTCTGTTGGTTGCGACATTCTGCCAACAGCAAAATACACTGCACCGGCTAATGCAATAACACTAACGCCTATCAGTAGCATTCTATCCCATATCTTAATTCTATCCATTAGGCCCCCTAATGCTCTAAATACTAATAAATTATTTCTTATCTACCATCTTGTTAAATGCATTTTCTATCTCGTTAACAACATTCTCACCATAATAACGAGACAATGCCTTATTTCTGGCCTTTTGAACCATATCAGCTATATCATATTTTCCATCATGTATTTCTGATATAGTTTTATACCACTGACCCGGTTCACAAACAAATCCATCTACTCCATTCTCAATACTATGAGTATACGCATATGTCGGTGATGCACAGGTAATCGTACCTACAGCTGCAGCCTCAAAAAATTTCAATTCCGACTTACAGTTAGTAAATACACTGTCTACAAGAGGAACTATATTTACATCTACATCGCTTATTAGCCTCTGCAGTTCCACAAAGTTCACCATAGGCAGGAATATAATTCTTCCTTCCTGGATATACTTGTTAAGGTCATCTGAAAATTCCATGTATCCAACTATGTAAAATACAATATCAGCATAATCTGCTAAAAGCTGCTGTATTTCTGAAGATATCATTTCCAGATCATTTTTGTGTGTAGGTGAACCGGAAAAGTATCCAATACTAAAGGTTCCTTTTCTTCTAAAGTTTTTATTGGTAAATAAACTTTCAGAAGCATTTATCTGCTCCGAATTCAAACTATTGTGTATAACAGCATAATCCTTATTCGTGTGTTCCTTAATCATTCCACCCAAATAATCATTAGTAACAATAAAGCCATCTACACAGTCAGCTATTTTTTGAATTCGGCTAACATATGAAAACCAGAAATTGTAAACAACTTCCGAATTCTTAGCATCATAATTGGACTCAACAACATAATCGACAAAGTCTAAATTACATACCAGATCATCTATCTGCATCACAACAGGAATGTTTAATTCTTTTGCTTTCTTAATAAGGTTATCATATGAATAGCTCCATTTGGTTCTGGACATGATCAATAATGAAGCCTTCTTAAGATAATCTTTTACTGTTTCACATTCAAACTCATAAAAATAGAAGGCCCGCCATTCTTTGCTGTTTTGCGAATGTTGATACACGTTATAACATGCATATCTGAATGTAGATGAATCCGGTTTGTCATAAAACATGAGTGCAATCTTATATCCTGCTTTTATGGCAGCACTCATTTCATCAATTCTGTACTGTACCGGAATATTCCAAGGCTCAAAACTGTCATCCGCATATGGGGTTAACAATGCATTAAATCTATTGTCGGGCTGCAAATATTCCGGAGTTTCACCGACAAGCTTACCTTTTGTCAATAGATTTATTATCCCCCTTAGCGGAGATGTTATTTTCCATGACATGGAATGATATACAGCAATTTGATCCTTACGAATTGCATTAACCAGCTCGATCAGCTGAGTGTTTCTTCTTAGAAGTTTCTCATTTTTCACAAGAAGTTCGGATTTTTCTCTCTTAAACTCAAGTCCGTCAGATACAGAAGCTCTTAATTTGTCCTTATAGTATTTTTCTACTTTCTTAATACTTTGAGACTTTTCCACTTCTGCTCTTTTTATAGCCTCAGTTGCCTTCTCTGCTTCAATCTCCGCTGCTTTCTTAACTTCTTCAACCATTTTGGTTGCTTCATTAATTTTTATGACTTCTTCATTTATTTCTTCTTGTAATTTCTTTATTGTCTTATCATCTTCTTTAATAACAGCTTCAAGGTTTTTAATCTGTCCATCAAAATGTTGATTATTTAATCGCAGCTTATGTTCATATTCCTCAACAATTTGTACATTTGTCGCATCTTTCTTAATAAATACCATAGTTTGAGGAGTTAAATTCATATCCGAAGCACTTAAGTCGCGATAAAAGCCTTCTTTTGCAAAACGCTTTGCCCAATATTCCATCTGTTGAACATTATGATGTGAAGGTTCAACAATATCATCCGGAGTTGATGAAAAAATGATTCTATTTCCATGTTCACATAAAAAATGTATAAATGGCTGTGCCTCTTCTTCCCTCAAGTGCTCAGCAACCTCTATAGTTGATACGCAATCAAACGTCTGCGGAAAATTCTCAGGATAACCCTCTAACGGATTCTGGCATGCCATATAGGGCTTAATATCTTCTCTTGCCTGACTAATAGCATAATCTGAAGCATCAAGGCCATAGGCATCAACACCCAGATCACGCAAGCATGCTACTAAATATCCCATAGCACAGCCTACATCTAAAAAGCTCTTGGGATTATATACATCAATTATTTTCTGTGCAACACCTGAAAACTGATTCATCCAAACTTCCGAATCACTATAATCAGCACCGCATCCATCCTTATAATAATCTCTATTATATGAGTCCTGCATCACCTTCTCCAAACTCTATCACATATTAGACTTTTTATAATCTTCAATTCCGCCCCACTTCTGATCCTTATCAGACATAATGAGCTCAACACCTTCCTGATATGGCCATTCAACACCAATCTCAGGGTCCTTCCACAATAATCCGCCCTCATCATCAGGGTGATAAAAATCCGTGCACTTATATGCAAATTCAGCATAGTCTGAAAGCACTAAAAATCCATGCGCAAATCCCTTGGGAATAAAGAACTGCTTCTTATTTTCTGCTGACAATGTAACTCCAAACCACTTTCCGAAAGTCTTGGAATCTTTTCTTAAATCTACAGCCACATCAAAAACTTCACCATTTACAACTCTGACAAGTTTGTCCTGCGGAAAGTTCTTCTGAAAATGAAGACCCCTCAGCACTCCTCTTTTTGATGCAGACTGATTGTCCTGTACAAATTCAACATCTATTCCGATATTCTGAAAGTCTCTCTTTGAGTATGTTTCCATGAAATAGCCTCTGCTATCTCCGAAAACCTGTGGTGTAATGACCTTCAATCCTTCAATTTCACATGTCTCTACCTGTAATTGTCCCATTTTAAACTCCTATATATATTAAAAAACGATTATAATCCTTCTGCTACTTCAACAAGGTATTTACCGTAATCAGTCTTCATAAGAGGCTCAGCAAGTTTCAATAACTGTTCTTTATCAATAAAGCCTCTCTTATAAGCAATCTCTTCAATACATGAAACATAAAGTCCCTGTCTCTTCTGAAATGCACATACAAAATCAGCTGCATCAAGAAGTGAATCATGATTTCCTGTATCAAGCCATGCAAAGCCTCGGCCCATGGTCTCAACTCGAAGCTCTCCGCGACTTAAGTACTCGTTGTTAACGCTTGTGATCTCAATCTCACCTCTTGCTGAAGGCTTTACGTTTTTAGCAATGTCAATAACATCATTGTCATAGAAGTAAAGACCGGGAACCGCATAATTGCTCTTTGGATGCTCAGGCTTTTCCTCTATTGAGATAGCCTTACCGTTTTCATCAAACTCAACTACGCCATATTCTCTGGGATCACGAACATAATATCCAAAGATTGTAGCCCCCTTATCTCTTGCGGCAACTTCCTTAAGAAGCTTACTGAAGCTCTGACCATAGAAGATATTATCGCCAAGAACAAGTGCAACGCCATCGTTACCAATAAATTTCTCACCGATGATAAAAGCATCAGCAAGGCCTCTTGGCTGTTCCTGTATAGCATATGAGAAATTCATTCCAAGCTGCTCGCCTGTTCCGAAAAGATCCTCAAAAATTGGAAGGTCTCTGGGTGTTGAAATAATAAGCACCTCTCTGATACCCGCAAGCATAAGAGTTGAAAGCGGATAATAGATCATAGGCTTATCATAAACAGGCATGATCTGCTTTGATATCGCTCTTGTAAGTGGATAAAGTCTTGTTCCGGATCCTCCGGCCAAAATGATTCCCTTCATATTGTATTCTCCCTATATTTTATCAATTCATCTACATCACGAAGCTCTGTCTGACCTCATTTGCCAAACAGAGCTTCCATTAATATTCAGCTAATATAGCACAAAAGCTTATAACTTTCCACCATACATACTCTCATAATACTTCTGGTAATTACCGCTGGTAACATGCTCCATCCAATCCTCATGAGCAAAGAACCATTTTATTGTCTTGCGGATACCTTCCTTGAACATTGTTTCAGGCTCCCAGCCAATCTCAGCCTTGATCTTATCGGGAGCAATGGCATAACGACGATCATGTCCCTTTCTGTCCTCAACATATGTGATAAGGTCGGTTGTGATCTTAGCCTTTCTGGGATCTGAATCATCAAGTGATTCACGAAGAACATCAATGATAGTCTCAATGATCTCGATGTTCTGCTTCTCGTTATGTCCACCGATGTTATAGGTCTCGAAGAGCTTTCCTTTTTCCTGTACCATGTCGATCGCCTTAGCGTGGTCCTCAACATAGAGCCAGTCACGAACATTCTTACCGTCACCGTATACGGGAAGTGCCTTGCCCTCAAGTGCGTTGTGGATCATAAGAGGGATAAGTTTCTCCGGGAACTGGTAAGGGCCGTAGTTATTGGAGCAGTTTGTAATATTTGCAGGGAACTTATAAGTATCCATATAAGCCTTAACAAGCATATCCGAGCTTGCCTTACTAGCTGAGTAAGGGCTGTGCGGATCGTAAGGTGTTGTCTCATAGAAATAAGCATTCGGATCCTCGGGAAGTGAGCCGTATACTTCATCTGTACTTACATGAAGGAATTTCTTACCTTCCTTGAAGGAACCATCGGGAAGCTCCCATGCTTTCTTAGCTGCATTAAGCATTGTTGCAGTACCAAGTACGTTTGTCTCAACGAAGATCTCAGGATTAACGATTGAGCGGTCAACATGGCTCTCGGCAGCAAAATGTACTACTCTGTCGATGTCGTTCTCCTCAAAAATCTTATTTATAGCCTCTCTGTCACAAATGTTAGCTTTTACAAATGTGTAGTTATCTCTGTTCTCAACATCTGTGAGGTTCTCAAGATTACCTGCATAAGTAAGAGCATCAACATTGATGATACGAATCTCATTGTCATACTTTTTAAACATATAGTGAATATAGTTGGAACCAATAAATCCTGCTCCGCCTGTCACTAAATAAGTCCTCATATTTATCTCCTATTCTAAATTGATAATATTACAATTGAGTCGTAATATTATAACATAGATTTATATATTGTAAAATGAAGCATGAATATTGTTGAACTTCTATATAAAAAAGGAGAATTTACAAAGATTTTAGTGCAAGTTCTCCTTTTTTGATAATCCCTACTTCAATTTTTTATCCAAGATACTCTTTTAAAGCATCATGCCAGTCTGCCATTTTGTAATCTGTAGTAAGTCTTAGCATATAATTATCCAATATAGAGTAATGTGGTCTGTCGGCTGCTGCCGGATTCATAGCTTTATATTCTTCACTGGTAACATGATTAACCTTGCAGCTAATTCCCTTTATACTGAAAATTTCTTCTGTAAAATCAGCCCAGTTGGTATCTCCCTCACATGTTCCATGGAAAATACCATAGTTCTCTGTAGGTTCAATATGATGTATCATTCTTGCCAGCTCAATTGCTGATGTAGGTGATCCAAGCTGATCACATACAACGCTTATCTCATCATGAGTTTCCGATAATTTCAGCATTGTCTTAACAAAGTTTTTCCCATCTCCATAAAGCCATGCTGTCCTTACTATAAAGTATTTATCAGCAAACTGCTGAACAAATCTCTCTCCTTCATATTTCGTCTTTCCATAAGCGGATATGGGTCCTGGTGTCTGAAACTCATTTATAGGTGCATTAGCATTTCCTGAAAATACATAATCTGTTGATACATGTATAAGCTTGGCTCCTATGCTCGTTGCTGTTATAGCAAGATTTCTGGGACCGATTGCATTAAGCTTGTATGCAAAATCCCAATCCTTCTCACATCCGTCAACATTGGTTGCTGCTGCGCAATTGATAATCACATCAGGCCTCTCCAACTTTACAAATTCAGATACTTCCCTCTGATTCATAATATTCAAAGGTTTGATGTTATCACCTTCAACAACGTCAGTCAGTATAAATTCCACTTCACCTGCATATACCTGCTGGATTGCACGTCCCAGCTGTCCATTACAACCTGTTACTAAAATCTTTTTCATTTTCTTATTACTCCTTAAATTAAAAACATTTATATAAAGGTATTTATATCATTACAAACTATTCTGCTCCTCGCCCTTCCTATAAAAGTGCTCCAGTATCCTCGCAATCCACTTAGGCCAAAACTTGCAGAACATTTCAAAATCCTCCTCTGAGCGCTCGTGACCCTTGATGATCGCTGTAGTTTCCGAGTCCTCGTGGATCCTATGGACCATTAGGATTTTATTAACAAATACAAATTCACCTTTTCTTCTTGAAAATCTCTCCCATGCCTGCCAGTCGATGCCTCCGCGGTAGCCGGGAATAAATAGCTGCTTTGGAAGATTTCCGGGAACATATGTGACAGATGGACAGCATATTGCAGAGCCAAGAGAGAGTATCCTTCGTCTTACAAACCTTGACTTCCACAGGACGCTACATCTTAAAGGGAACAGCATTATACGCTTGATATTAAGGTTTTTAATATTACTTACTTCCCTGCCGTTTCTAAGCTCTGCATAATCGGTAAAAGCTATAAGAGGACGCTTTGTCTTGTTGAAATTCTTTATGACCTCTTTCGCAAAATCCTCTTTATACAGATCATCCTGATGTGCGATTGTAACAAGAGGTGTCTTAGCACAGCTTATTGCAAAGTTCCAGTCTGTTGCTATATTGCTCTGCCCTTTCATCTCCTCATTCACATAATAGGGAATACTGTATTTTTCGGAAATAAGTTTTAGATATTCGTTTGGTGTTGATGTGGCAATAAGTACATTCGTCTTAAGCTTCTGTCTCGTTACCGATTTGATGCATTCTTCTATATATGCGCTTTCTCCGTAAGCACAAATGGCAAAGGTATGGTCTTTTGCTGTAAATTTATGACTCATCGGCTGTACTTTCCTCCGAATCGTTGTTATCAGACAGCATGTTCTCAAGCTCTCTTACTCTCTTTTCCAAAAGCCCCTGTGTCTGAATCAGTTTGGTAATTCTGCCTGCCTGTCTGGATGCTATGCTGGTAAGTGACAATACCAGCATGATAAGAAAGGCTATCAGCAAAATAAACAATCCGTTCATGGTATCTGTGATACCGAGCATATTTATGATTCTGACAAGCAGCAAAGGCTCAAGTACCAGTACAAAAAATACAACTCCCGTGAAAAGCCACAAAAGCGTGTATTTCATATTAAGTTTCCTGTGTTTAAGGAGCGATAGTATTATAACAAAATATGTAATTATTGCTGCTATGAGCACTATCGTCAGTCTTGTTGGTATTATCTGATGCATATTTATCTCCTGATTCCATAGCTTATTCTGCAAACTATAATATCAAGCGAAACCTTTATCATGTAATAAGCAGATCTTTTAAGGTTAATTGAACTCTTCCCCGCTTCCCTCTCTCTCATAACTACGGGAAGCTCTAAAATCCTCTTTCTTCGCATTACTGCGTCCATTATAGCTTCCGGCTCAGGATAATCTATAGGATAGTTATCCGCAAATACATTTATAAAAAATCTATTCACAGCCCTGAAGCCACTGGTAACATCCTTCACCCTCCGAAGGCAGAGAACCGCTATTAAAAAACTTAAAAAATGTATTCCGATTCTTCTTGTAGCAGAGCTTTGAAAACCCTCTTTATTAACAAATCTGGATCCTATAACATAATCAGCCTCGCCTCTTTGAATAGGTGCGATAATTTCCCCAATATATGCAGGATCATGCTGGCCATCCCCATCTATCTGGACAGCGATATCGTATTCATTCTCCTTGGCATATCGATAGCCTGTCTGTATCGCTCCCCCTATACCAAGATTTATGGGACAGTTTATGTGATTATATTTTCTTTTCTTAAGGATTTTGGCTGTATTATCCGATGATCCGTCGTTTACCACCACGTAATCATACTGCGGATAACCGGTGGTAATCTCATCAACGATGTTCTCGATATTCGCCGCCTCATTATAGGCTGGAATTATAATAAGAACATCCGATTTCTTTTTTATATATTCCATTACTCTGATATTCCCTTCCGTTCTATTGTATACGGTTCATCATTTTTGTATACAGCGAAATTTTGAGTCATTATCTCATTTAAAGGAGTAACTCCGCCTGCAGCTTCTAAAAAGTCACACCCCCTACTGTTTACAATAAAAAAATCTATCTTTTCAGGTATATACATATTACTGCAAACAGGTTCTTTTAATATCACTCCGGAAAGCTGCGCTCTTTCACCTGCATTAGTGAGTATATCATTAAATTCCTCTTCCGGAATCAAATATTCTTTTGATGCACTTTCAAAATACAGATCGTATACCTTAGATCCCTTTGAAAAACAGCTCTTATCAACAAAAGCCACATTGATTTCCCCCGGATGGTTTTCCTTAAAGTATTTGTCAATCTCTGCCATCTCTTTAATCATGAAAGGATCCACCCTGTAGGTTAGATCAATGTTTTTATAGCTCCATACGATATTAATAACTGATATAAAAGCGGCAAAACCGGTAAACAAAACAGCTGCATATTCTTTGTTTTTCTTTATCATCAGGTAAAAAAACACAACAAATACGGCAAACAATATCGCTGTAGCCATACCAACAGGATACAACACATGCCCGTCGCCTGTCGCAATATCCGGAAACAGCTTTCTTAAGGGATACACAAACAAAAGCGCAATACTTCCTGTCGTGCAGGTATTATACATTCCCTTGAAAAACAGCCCCGTAAAAGCCATCCATACCATAAGCTTTATCAAGTCACCGCTTACTAGTTTATCATCATTGGAAATCCATGCAAACAAAATAGCTATAAAAGGAACTATTATCGGAGAAATATATCTTAAATGAATAGCGGGAATATCTTCTCCGGGATTCTCTCTTGCCACTATAACAATGGTAATAACAAGAACCGATCCTGCAAGCAGAAGCAAGGCATAAGTTAAAAGTTTCTTACATCCATCGTCTAAAGATCTGCACCTAAGTACCGGAACTATCACAGGCAGAACAAAGAACGAAACACCGCAGGCTGCGGCGTAATAAAGGAGCACATAAACAATATATCGCAGGGAATCTCCACTTATAAATTCCCCAAAATCAAGCGCCCCACTTGCTATATAAAAATTTGAAATACTTCCCAGAATGATTTTTCTTAAAACAAAATATCCACAAAAGGCCACTGAGGAAATAATAAGTGTATTTCTCATTTTTATCGAATTATTGGATCTGTAAAAAAAGAATTCGAAAATTTCAGCTGCAACAAAGGCCAGAAACACACATATTCCTATCTCCTTCGTAAAATACGATAGAAGTGAGAAAATAAGAAACGCTATAAGATATCTGGTCTTCTTATATTTGTAATATAAAAGAACGTAATAAAAAGCAGCGCAGACAACCGGAAAATACAGATTTTCCGGCATAAAAGTCGCAGATATTGAGATATCGGGCCAAATATAAATAAGTCCTGCGGCGTACAAGCAATATCTTTTACCAGCACCAA harbors:
- a CDS encoding DUF2304 domain-containing protein — translated: MHQIIPTRLTIVLIAAIITYFVIILSLLKHRKLNMKYTLLWLFTGVVFFVLVLEPLLLVRIINMLGITDTMNGLFILLIAFLIMLVLSLTSIASRQAGRITKLIQTQGLLEKRVRELENMLSDNNDSEESTADES
- a CDS encoding glycosyltransferase family 2 protein translates to MEYIKKKSDVLIIIPAYNEAANIENIVDEITTGYPQYDYVVVNDGSSDNTAKILKKRKYNHINCPINLGIGGAIQTGYRYAKENEYDIAVQIDGDGQHDPAYIGEIIAPIQRGEADYVIGSRFVNKEGFQSSATRRIGIHFLSFLIAVLCLRRVKDVTSGFRAVNRFFINVFADNYPIDYPEPEAIMDAVMRRKRILELPVVMREREAGKSSINLKRSAYYMIKVSLDIIVCRISYGIRR
- a CDS encoding glycosyltransferase family A protein; protein product: MSHKFTAKDHTFAICAYGESAYIEECIKSVTRQKLKTNVLIATSTPNEYLKLISEKYSIPYYVNEEMKGQSNIATDWNFAISCAKTPLVTIAHQDDLYKEDFAKEVIKNFNKTKRPLIAFTDYAELRNGREVSNIKNLNIKRIMLFPLRCSVLWKSRFVRRRILSLGSAICCPSVTYVPGNLPKQLFIPGYRGGIDWQAWERFSRRKGEFVFVNKILMVHRIHEDSETTAIIKGHERSEEDFEMFCKFWPKWIARILEHFYRKGEEQNSL
- the rfbD gene encoding dTDP-4-dehydrorhamnose reductase — protein: MKKILVTGCNGQLGRAIQQVYAGEVEFILTDVVEGDNIKPLNIMNQREVSEFVKLERPDVIINCAAATNVDGCEKDWDFAYKLNAIGPRNLAITATSIGAKLIHVSTDYVFSGNANAPINEFQTPGPISAYGKTKYEGERFVQQFADKYFIVRTAWLYGDGKNFVKTMLKLSETHDEISVVCDQLGSPTSAIELARMIHHIEPTENYGIFHGTCEGDTNWADFTEEIFSIKGISCKVNHVTSEEYKAMNPAAADRPHYSILDNYMLRLTTDYKMADWHDALKEYLG
- the rfbB gene encoding dTDP-glucose 4,6-dehydratase produces the protein MRTYLVTGGAGFIGSNYIHYMFKKYDNEIRIINVDALTYAGNLENLTDVENRDNYTFVKANICDREAINKIFEENDIDRVVHFAAESHVDRSIVNPEIFVETNVLGTATMLNAAKKAWELPDGSFKEGKKFLHVSTDEVYGSLPEDPNAYFYETTPYDPHSPYSASKASSDMLVKAYMDTYKFPANITNCSNNYGPYQFPEKLIPLMIHNALEGKALPVYGDGKNVRDWLYVEDHAKAIDMVQEKGKLFETYNIGGHNEKQNIEIIETIIDVLRESLDDSDPRKAKITTDLITYVEDRKGHDRRYAIAPDKIKAEIGWEPETMFKEGIRKTIKWFFAHEDWMEHVTSGNYQKYYESMYGGKL